One Psychromonas sp. psych-6C06 DNA window includes the following coding sequences:
- the uvrC gene encoding excinuclease ABC subunit UvrC, with protein MSQFCAEQFLKTVTTEPGVYRMFDSKNTIIYVGKAKNLKKRLSSYFSLTQKHPKTLALVSHIANIEVTVTHTETEALILEHNFIKQYMPKYNVLLRDDKSYPYLFLSDHKHPQLTLVRSQNRKRKGTYFGPYPSGGAVRESLHLMQKLFPIRQCEDSYYANRSRPCLQYQLKRCLGPCVNAMEESEYAHQVELASEFLLGKSQRVIDVLIEEMETASETLAFEKAALRRDQIQSLKKVQEQQWVSGDIEQLDVLGFVYEGGVASFHLLFVRQGRILGSRNYFPKVPKNSNAEEVLTSFLSQFYLSGQNGRAIPKEILLSEDFADRFTFTDLFSEYCGYKTTLKVEMRGERAKFVKLAKRNATVALQTHLSQKNNVRQRYQLLEEKLELIEPIKRMECYDISHMMGEKTVASCVVFDREGAKKSAYRRFNISGITPGDDYAAMGQVLERRFREKQSIENIPDIIFIDGGLGQLNQAETIISSLSENFTEKYPLLIGIAKGVTRKAGLETLILADSHEILEIPADSPALHLIQQIRDESHRFAITGHRGQRDKKRRTSSLEGIPGVGAKRRQLLLNHFGGLQGVKAASIDELAKINGISASLAENIHEALNMP; from the coding sequence ATGAGTCAATTCTGCGCAGAACAATTCTTAAAAACAGTCACCACTGAACCGGGTGTGTATCGCATGTTTGATAGTAAAAATACTATTATTTATGTGGGCAAAGCTAAAAACCTGAAAAAGCGCCTTAGTAGTTATTTTAGTCTCACACAAAAACATCCAAAAACGCTTGCGCTGGTCAGCCATATCGCGAATATTGAAGTGACTGTCACGCATACTGAAACAGAAGCATTAATTTTAGAGCATAATTTCATTAAACAATATATGCCAAAATACAATGTGCTATTGCGTGATGATAAATCTTACCCTTATCTATTTTTAAGTGATCACAAACACCCTCAATTAACATTAGTGCGTTCCCAAAACCGTAAACGAAAAGGTACTTATTTCGGACCTTATCCGAGCGGTGGAGCGGTGCGAGAAAGTTTACATTTGATGCAAAAGCTATTTCCTATACGCCAGTGTGAAGATAGTTACTATGCCAACCGCTCTCGTCCCTGTTTACAGTATCAGCTTAAACGTTGTCTTGGACCCTGTGTTAATGCCATGGAAGAGTCGGAATATGCACATCAAGTTGAGTTAGCCTCAGAGTTCTTGTTGGGCAAAAGCCAGCGAGTGATTGATGTATTAATAGAAGAGATGGAAACCGCCAGTGAAACATTAGCGTTTGAAAAGGCTGCACTGCGACGGGATCAAATTCAATCCCTGAAAAAAGTACAAGAGCAACAGTGGGTGAGTGGCGATATTGAACAGCTTGATGTTTTAGGTTTTGTATATGAAGGAGGGGTTGCTAGTTTTCATCTTCTTTTTGTTCGTCAAGGCCGTATTCTAGGCAGCCGAAACTACTTCCCTAAAGTGCCTAAAAACTCTAATGCTGAAGAGGTGCTTACCTCCTTTTTAAGCCAGTTTTATCTTTCTGGACAGAATGGGCGTGCCATTCCGAAAGAGATATTACTCAGCGAAGACTTTGCAGATCGATTTACCTTTACGGATTTATTTAGCGAATATTGTGGTTATAAAACCACATTAAAGGTGGAGATGCGTGGTGAGCGGGCAAAATTTGTAAAATTGGCTAAACGTAATGCTACAGTGGCTCTACAAACACATCTAAGCCAAAAAAATAATGTCCGACAACGTTATCAGTTGCTCGAAGAAAAGCTGGAGTTAATAGAGCCTATCAAGCGTATGGAGTGTTACGATATTTCACACATGATGGGAGAAAAAACCGTCGCTTCCTGTGTAGTGTTTGATCGTGAAGGGGCTAAAAAGTCGGCCTATCGACGTTTTAATATCAGTGGTATTACACCGGGTGATGATTATGCTGCGATGGGGCAGGTACTAGAGAGGCGCTTTAGAGAAAAACAAAGCATTGAAAATATCCCCGATATCATTTTTATTGATGGTGGTCTTGGGCAACTCAATCAAGCTGAAACAATTATTAGCTCGCTTTCAGAAAATTTTACCGAAAAATACCCTCTACTAATTGGTATTGCAAAGGGGGTGACGCGAAAAGCGGGGCTGGAAACGCTGATATTAGCAGATAGCCATGAAATATTAGAAATCCCAGCAGATTCGCCAGCATTACACCTTATTCAACAAATTCGTGATGAATCACATCGCTTTGCTATTACGGGGCATCGTGGCCAACGTGATAAAAAGCGTCGAACGAGTTCATTAGAAGGGATCCCAGGTGTTGGCGCAAAACGCCGTCAATTATTATTAAATCACTTTGGTGGATTGCAGGGGGTAAAAGCTGCCAGTATTGATGAATTAGCTAAAATTAATGGTATTAGCGCTTCATTAGCGGAAAATATTCATGAAGCACTGAATATGCCTTAA
- a CDS encoding efflux RND transporter periplasmic adaptor subunit — MDIIRAPKKNYRVLKIVLWSLISLLLLVMSYLLVNRHYGQFSVQRDSLIIASVEQGDFTIRVRGSGRLLSANERWVASQVAGRVEKIYVKPGDTVQQGDILLHLENRKLVQSVETLKWQLEALTAQHKADQVALASKLLDQVLLISEAKMAYDSAKLKLEAETKLLEKGNNTISRIDYQRSQLEVTQLAKSWKNEQRRLLQMKENRSAQQNANQANRRLLANTLKRAVQDVDALQVKATLDGTVQQVPVKLGQRINIGSDLSLLSKQNELYAQLEVAESDVRQVIIGQHVNINTLNYPLTGIVSRIAPSVDQGIVLVDVDVQGELSPDARPDMSIEASITITQIDNTLFVRRPVFVKKSSTNRVYKLSDDGQFADAINVQFGQASLSEIALEAGLKRGDRVIISDSSAWRQHRTINIM; from the coding sequence ATGGATATTATTCGCGCGCCTAAAAAAAATTATCGCGTCCTAAAAATCGTTTTATGGAGTCTGATATCTCTCTTGCTACTGGTGATGAGTTACCTGCTTGTTAATCGTCACTATGGGCAGTTTAGTGTGCAACGTGACTCGCTGATAATTGCCTCGGTTGAGCAGGGCGATTTTACCATTCGTGTAAGAGGCTCCGGGCGCTTGCTCTCTGCCAATGAACGCTGGGTTGCCTCACAGGTGGCAGGACGAGTTGAAAAAATATATGTCAAACCGGGTGATACCGTGCAACAGGGCGATATTTTATTACACCTGGAAAATCGTAAATTGGTGCAATCGGTAGAAACGCTAAAATGGCAGCTTGAAGCGCTCACTGCGCAACATAAGGCAGATCAAGTCGCGCTTGCTTCTAAGCTACTCGATCAAGTCCTACTAATTTCAGAGGCCAAAATGGCCTATGACAGTGCGAAGTTAAAATTGGAAGCTGAAACTAAGTTACTTGAAAAAGGTAACAATACAATTTCTCGCATCGATTATCAGCGTTCACAGCTTGAGGTGACGCAATTAGCGAAATCATGGAAAAATGAGCAACGTCGTTTATTGCAGATGAAAGAAAACCGCAGCGCGCAGCAAAATGCCAATCAAGCCAATCGACGACTATTAGCAAATACTTTAAAACGCGCCGTGCAGGATGTGGATGCGTTACAGGTGAAAGCGACCCTCGACGGCACCGTGCAACAGGTTCCGGTTAAGCTTGGTCAGCGCATTAATATTGGCAGTGATCTATCGCTATTGAGTAAACAAAATGAGCTGTACGCACAGCTTGAAGTTGCTGAGTCAGATGTGCGCCAGGTGATTATTGGTCAGCACGTAAATATTAATACGCTTAACTATCCATTAACCGGTATTGTTAGCCGAATTGCCCCCTCTGTAGATCAAGGCATTGTTTTGGTCGATGTGGATGTACAGGGGGAATTAAGCCCCGATGCAAGGCCCGATATGTCGATAGAGGCCAGTATAACGATCACCCAAATCGATAACACCCTGTTTGTACGTCGGCCAGTGTTTGTCAAAAAAAGTAGTACTAATCGCGTTTATAAACTCAGCGACGATGGGCAGTTTGCTGATGCCATTAATGTGCAGTTCGGACAAGCTTCACTCTCTGAAATCGCCTTGGAAGCGGGCTTGAAACGCGGAGATAGAGTGATTATCTCCGATAGTTCAGCTTGGCGTCAGCATCGCACCATTAACATAATGTAA
- the uvrY gene encoding UvrY/SirA/GacA family response regulator transcription factor: MINILLVDDHELVRTGISRIIDDVRGMKVIGEAESGEDAVKWCRSNHPDVVLMDINMPGIGGLDAMHRILRINEDIKIIMLTMHTENPFPSKVMQAGAAGYLSKAAGPDEVLAAIRAVNAGQRYLAPEIAQQMALSQISPVSDDPFSVLSERELQIMMMITKGQRVVDISEQLSLSPKTINSYRYRLFDKLGVNGDVELTHLAIRYGMLDADTL; this comes from the coding sequence TTGATAAATATCCTGCTGGTCGATGACCATGAATTAGTACGTACAGGAATAAGCCGTATCATTGATGATGTTCGAGGCATGAAAGTAATTGGTGAAGCTGAAAGTGGTGAAGATGCCGTAAAATGGTGCCGTAGTAACCACCCTGATGTTGTGTTAATGGACATTAATATGCCAGGTATTGGTGGCTTAGATGCAATGCATCGTATTTTGCGTATTAATGAAGATATCAAAATTATCATGTTAACCATGCATACGGAAAATCCATTCCCTTCAAAAGTAATGCAAGCTGGTGCCGCTGGTTATTTAAGTAAAGCCGCAGGTCCTGATGAAGTACTTGCTGCGATTCGTGCTGTTAATGCTGGACAGCGTTATTTAGCACCTGAAATTGCACAGCAGATGGCTTTATCTCAAATATCGCCTGTTTCAGATGATCCTTTTAGTGTGCTTTCTGAGCGTGAGTTACAAATCATGATGATGATCACCAAAGGGCAACGTGTTGTGGATATCTCAGAGCAATTAAGCCTAAGCCCCAAAACAATCAACAGTTACCGCTATCGCTTATTTGATAAATTGGGTGTGAATGGTGATGTAGAGCTTACTCATTTAGCGATTCGTTACGGTATGTTAGATGCCGATACGCTATAA
- a CDS encoding PilZ domain-containing protein, with protein MADDTKELQVSDAEFKLLSEMIMDIEESESDKKNLEYDIGGTSGKDALLFQLGLADDLQLVANYGNHHLVFPVQMKMGDFANFSMSLKSPKIFETGDQLRSWRLPADKTISLVNEEGEELHYQIKDLSASGISLLIDDEEEAEFPEQLHNIYLQLPNRERLAISGSQIRRVDNKTVAYSLGKSTDDTVLAALAEYLFECHAEQHPEAHSNHFK; from the coding sequence ATGGCCGATGATACAAAAGAACTGCAAGTAAGTGACGCTGAATTTAAATTGTTATCTGAAATGATCATGGATATTGAAGAGTCGGAAAGCGACAAGAAAAATCTAGAGTATGATATTGGTGGGACCAGCGGCAAGGACGCTTTACTGTTTCAGTTGGGGTTAGCTGATGATCTTCAGTTGGTGGCTAATTACGGTAATCACCACTTAGTTTTTCCTGTACAGATGAAAATGGGCGATTTCGCTAATTTTAGCATGAGCCTTAAGTCTCCGAAAATTTTTGAAACGGGTGATCAATTACGCTCATGGCGTTTACCGGCGGATAAAACTATTTCTTTGGTGAATGAAGAGGGCGAAGAGCTACATTATCAAATTAAAGATCTGTCTGCGTCTGGTATCTCTTTGCTTATTGATGATGAAGAGGAAGCAGAGTTCCCAGAACAACTGCATAACATTTATCTGCAACTGCCTAATCGTGAACGATTAGCTATATCTGGTTCACAGATTCGCAGAGTAGATAATAAAACAGTTGCTTATTCATTAGGAAAATCTACTGATGATACCGTATTAGCCGCACTGGCTGAATACTTGTTTGAATGTCATGCTGAGCAGCACCCTGAAGCACATTCAAACCACTTTAAGTAA
- a CDS encoding DUF1287 domain-containing protein, translating to MKKIVILLLLLSASLQASEFNHEIVSSLIERTKHDVIYDGSYIAINYPNGDVPSEIGVCTDVIIRAYRALGTDLQKLVHEDMKSHFSLYPSKRIWGLSSTDKNIDHRRVPNLQTFFARHGESFKVTGNKSDYSTGDIVTWMLPGNLPHIGMVIDKVDPITGNPLIVHNIGLGPKVEDMIFEYKITGHYRFVPMQYNK from the coding sequence ATGAAAAAAATTGTCATTCTTTTGTTATTGCTAAGTGCTAGCCTTCAAGCTTCTGAATTTAATCACGAGATTGTGTCTAGTTTAATCGAAAGAACAAAGCATGATGTTATCTATGATGGTTCGTATATCGCAATTAATTACCCTAATGGTGATGTACCAAGTGAGATCGGCGTCTGTACGGATGTGATAATAAGAGCGTATCGAGCATTAGGTACTGATTTACAAAAGCTTGTTCATGAAGATATGAAGTCTCACTTTTCCCTCTATCCCTCGAAGAGAATATGGGGTTTAAGTTCAACAGACAAAAATATAGATCATCGCCGAGTTCCAAATTTACAAACTTTTTTTGCAAGGCATGGTGAAAGCTTTAAAGTCACTGGTAATAAATCAGATTATTCTACAGGAGATATCGTCACATGGATGTTACCGGGTAATTTACCTCATATCGGTATGGTTATCGATAAGGTGGATCCTATAACAGGCAACCCTTTGATAGTTCATAATATAGGCCTCGGACCAAAAGTCGAAGATATGATTTTTGAGTATAAAATTACAGGTCATTATCGTTTTGTACCGATGCAATATAACAAGTAG
- the lptE gene encoding LPS assembly lipoprotein LptE, with amino-acid sequence MKTLLNAFKTLIILSSLLLLSGCGFHLKHNDGLVEKYPQILLQSASNSELTRLIKLRLRGAGIELVNTPSDDVAILKVGGERRSSRTISLYSNAQNAEQELGYNLSYSIQSPGYEAQDFSVNLYRDFLDNPAQALAKSREAELLTRELRAIAADHIINTMLSLDNKNSAAIDN; translated from the coding sequence ATGAAAACGTTACTTAACGCTTTTAAAACACTCATCATACTTTCCTCTCTCTTACTTTTATCCGGTTGTGGGTTTCATTTAAAACATAATGATGGTTTAGTTGAAAAATACCCACAAATTCTCTTACAAAGCGCCTCCAACAGTGAATTAACACGCTTAATTAAACTCAGGTTACGTGGTGCTGGCATTGAGTTAGTTAACACCCCTTCTGATGATGTCGCTATTTTAAAAGTCGGTGGAGAACGTCGCTCTTCACGCACTATCTCTCTGTATTCAAATGCACAAAATGCAGAGCAAGAATTAGGTTATAACCTTAGTTACTCTATACAAAGTCCCGGCTATGAAGCACAAGACTTTAGCGTAAACCTTTATCGTGACTTCTTAGATAACCCCGCTCAGGCACTTGCTAAATCTCGGGAAGCAGAGCTATTAACACGAGAGCTTCGTGCCATTGCTGCCGATCATATTATTAATACTATGCTTAGTTTAGATAATAAAAATAGTGCAGCAATAGACAACTAG
- the leuS gene encoding leucine--tRNA ligase, protein MQELYNPKEIEAKFQKNWDENQSFKATEDPSKEKYYCLSMFPYPSGKLHMGHVRNYTIGDVVSRYQRMQGKNVMQPMGWDAFGLPAENAAIKNNTAPAGWTYENIEYMKKQLKQLGFGYDWNRELATCQPEYYRWEQWFFTKLLEKDLVYKKMATVNWDPVDQTVLANEQVIDGRGWRSGAVVEQKQIPQWFIKITAYAQELLDDLDQLDEWPEQVRTMQRNWIGRSEGIEMDFKVVGSDETVSVYTTRPDTVMGVTYIAVAAQHPLALEAGKNNPELAAFSEKCKNQKLVEAELATMAKEGVDTGLKAIHPITGEEVPVWTANFVLMGYGSGAVMSVPAHDQRDFEFAKEYGLDIKAVIKPTDNEVDVSQEAFTEKGICFNSGEFDGLDFTAAFDAVEAKLQSENKGKRQVNFRLRDWGVSRQRYWGAPIPTLTLEDGTVVPVPEDQLPVVLPEDVKMNGITSPIKADLEWAKTTYNGQPATHETDTFDTFMESSWYYARYCSPQSDEQMLDPAKANYWLPVDQYIGGIEHAILHLLYSRFFHKLLRDFGLVESDEPFKKLLTQGMVLADAYYYEDEKGGKVWVSPSDAITETDEKGKVIAAKMANGQELVFDGMCKMSKSKNNGIDPQDMIDKYGADSVRLFMMFAAPAEQTLEWSDSALEGSLRFLKRLWKVANDHVTAGEVAALDVKAHNDKQKTLRRELHKTISKVTDDLGRRQTFNTAIASVMELMNKVTKAPTADAQDRAIIQEALVAVVKLLSPITPHICAELFEALGEQGDLLTTAWPSVDESALVEDSKLIIVQVNGKLRSKLTVAADITKEAVEALGLADENVAKFTDGKTVRKIIYVPGKLLNIVAN, encoded by the coding sequence ATGCAAGAGTTATATAATCCAAAAGAGATTGAAGCAAAATTCCAGAAAAACTGGGATGAAAACCAATCATTTAAAGCAACTGAAGATCCATCAAAAGAGAAATATTACTGCCTCTCAATGTTTCCATACCCAAGTGGTAAACTACACATGGGTCACGTGCGTAATTACACCATTGGTGATGTGGTTTCTCGTTACCAACGTATGCAGGGTAAGAATGTGATGCAGCCAATGGGTTGGGATGCATTTGGTTTACCAGCTGAAAACGCAGCGATTAAAAATAATACCGCACCAGCAGGTTGGACATACGAAAATATCGAGTACATGAAGAAGCAACTGAAACAGTTAGGATTTGGTTATGACTGGAATCGTGAATTAGCGACTTGTCAGCCAGAATACTACCGTTGGGAGCAATGGTTCTTCACGAAACTGCTTGAAAAAGATTTAGTATACAAAAAAATGGCAACCGTTAACTGGGATCCAGTTGATCAAACCGTTTTAGCCAATGAGCAAGTGATCGACGGTCGCGGTTGGCGCTCAGGAGCAGTGGTTGAACAGAAACAGATCCCACAATGGTTTATTAAAATCACCGCTTACGCACAAGAACTACTTGATGATTTAGACCAGCTAGATGAATGGCCTGAGCAAGTACGCACAATGCAACGCAACTGGATCGGTCGCTCTGAAGGCATCGAGATGGACTTTAAAGTTGTTGGCTCTGATGAAACAGTATCGGTTTACACCACCCGTCCAGACACAGTAATGGGTGTGACTTACATTGCCGTTGCAGCACAACATCCGCTCGCACTTGAAGCGGGTAAAAATAACCCTGAGCTAGCAGCCTTTAGCGAAAAATGTAAAAACCAAAAGCTAGTGGAAGCAGAGCTTGCGACCATGGCAAAAGAAGGCGTAGATACCGGCCTTAAAGCGATTCACCCAATTACAGGCGAAGAAGTGCCTGTATGGACAGCTAACTTTGTCTTAATGGGTTACGGCTCAGGTGCAGTAATGTCTGTACCAGCACATGATCAACGTGATTTCGAATTTGCTAAAGAATACGGCTTAGACATTAAAGCGGTTATCAAGCCAACAGATAACGAAGTTGATGTTTCACAAGAAGCGTTCACTGAAAAAGGTATTTGTTTTAACTCTGGTGAGTTTGATGGTTTAGACTTTACAGCTGCATTTGATGCCGTAGAAGCAAAACTACAAAGTGAAAACAAAGGTAAGCGTCAAGTGAACTTCCGCCTTCGTGATTGGGGTGTTTCACGTCAGCGTTACTGGGGTGCACCGATTCCAACACTTACATTAGAAGATGGTACAGTTGTGCCTGTGCCAGAAGACCAACTACCTGTTGTACTTCCTGAAGATGTTAAAATGAATGGCATTACTTCGCCAATCAAAGCGGATTTAGAGTGGGCAAAAACAACTTATAACGGTCAGCCTGCAACACATGAAACAGATACCTTTGATACCTTCATGGAATCAAGCTGGTACTACGCACGTTACTGTTCACCACAAAGCGATGAGCAGATGCTTGATCCTGCAAAAGCGAACTACTGGCTACCTGTAGACCAATACATTGGTGGTATCGAACACGCTATTTTGCACCTTTTATACTCTCGTTTTTTCCACAAATTACTACGTGATTTTGGATTAGTAGAGAGTGATGAACCGTTCAAGAAGCTACTAACTCAAGGGATGGTATTAGCAGATGCTTATTACTATGAAGATGAGAAAGGCGGAAAAGTTTGGGTTTCTCCAAGCGATGCAATCACAGAAACCGATGAAAAAGGTAAAGTGATTGCTGCTAAAATGGCCAATGGTCAAGAACTTGTGTTTGATGGCATGTGTAAAATGTCTAAATCAAAAAATAACGGTATTGACCCACAGGATATGATTGATAAATACGGCGCAGATAGCGTGCGTTTATTTATGATGTTTGCAGCCCCTGCTGAGCAAACGCTTGAATGGTCAGATTCTGCACTTGAGGGCTCACTACGTTTCTTAAAACGTTTATGGAAAGTGGCTAATGATCATGTAACAGCAGGTGAAGTTGCTGCGTTAGATGTTAAAGCGCATAACGATAAGCAGAAAACACTGCGTCGTGAATTGCACAAAACCATTAGTAAAGTAACGGATGATTTAGGCCGTCGCCAAACCTTTAATACTGCTATCGCATCGGTAATGGAACTGATGAACAAAGTAACTAAAGCACCGACTGCTGATGCACAAGATCGTGCCATCATTCAAGAGGCATTAGTTGCTGTTGTTAAGCTACTTTCTCCTATCACACCGCATATTTGTGCAGAGCTATTTGAAGCATTAGGTGAACAGGGTGATCTATTAACGACGGCATGGCCAAGTGTTGATGAAAGTGCATTAGTTGAAGATTCAAAACTGATCATTGTACAAGTAAACGGTAAGTTACGTAGCAAGCTAACGGTTGCTGCCGATATCACGAAAGAGGCTGTTGAAGCACTTGGTTTAGCGGATGAAAACGTGGCTAAATTTACCGATGGTAAAACCGTACGTAAAATTATCTATGTACCGGGTAAGCTACTAAACATAGTGGCTAACTAG
- a CDS encoding GreA/GreB family elongation factor yields the protein MNKKLLLKRLLATLEEVHQCAVDAAKRAYDTATDNENVAENQYDTLALEASYLAHGQSVRVEQCAQDINAFKALNINNLPTKVSAGALVRLLDDNDHEKWLFFAPTAGGLSINFADKTVVVVTASSPLGAAINQAEVGQEITINIASKTIHYEVMEIY from the coding sequence ATGAATAAAAAATTATTATTAAAGCGATTATTAGCTACCTTAGAAGAGGTGCATCAATGCGCGGTTGATGCAGCTAAACGGGCCTATGATACCGCGACTGATAATGAGAATGTTGCCGAGAACCAATACGATACCTTAGCGCTGGAAGCATCCTATTTAGCCCATGGGCAATCGGTGCGTGTTGAGCAATGTGCGCAGGATATTAACGCTTTTAAAGCGCTTAATATTAATAACCTACCAACGAAGGTATCAGCGGGTGCACTGGTAAGATTATTAGATGATAACGATCATGAAAAGTGGTTGTTCTTTGCACCGACGGCGGGTGGTTTAAGTATTAATTTTGCAGATAAAACAGTGGTGGTGGTGACGGCGAGTTCGCCACTAGGCGCTGCTATTAATCAAGCTGAAGTAGGGCAAGAGATTACGATTAATATTGCCAGCAAGACGATTCATTATGAGGTGATGGAAATCTATTAA
- a CDS encoding ABC transporter ATP-binding protein translates to MSKVADKPLIKLCNSSKVFYTQELETHALSTINLQILEGEFVSIAGPSGCGKSTLLSIMGLLDDCTEGEFFLKGQSVNTLSASEKAKLRNKEMGFVFQSFNLISDLTVEENVALPLTYRKEFSAREIKEKVYEALSKVNMGNRVFHYPSQLSGGQQQRVAVARAIVGSPSIIFADEPTGNLDSKNAQAVMSLFKSLHEQGATICMVTHDTANAHLAQRVIELFDGKLVDDAKLQTKKA, encoded by the coding sequence ATGAGTAAAGTTGCAGACAAGCCACTAATAAAGTTATGTAATAGCAGTAAAGTTTTTTATACCCAAGAGCTTGAAACACACGCGTTATCAACAATAAATTTGCAAATTTTAGAGGGAGAATTTGTATCGATTGCAGGCCCATCTGGCTGTGGTAAATCGACGCTTTTATCTATTATGGGGTTATTAGATGATTGCACCGAAGGCGAGTTTTTCTTAAAGGGGCAGTCCGTTAATACCCTGTCGGCAAGCGAAAAAGCCAAATTACGTAATAAAGAGATGGGGTTTGTGTTTCAGTCTTTTAACTTAATCAGTGATTTGACCGTCGAAGAGAATGTCGCCTTACCCTTAACCTACCGAAAAGAGTTTTCTGCGCGTGAAATAAAAGAAAAAGTGTATGAAGCGTTGAGTAAAGTGAACATGGGTAATCGCGTTTTTCATTATCCGTCACAACTGTCGGGGGGGCAGCAGCAACGTGTTGCCGTCGCTCGTGCCATTGTCGGCTCTCCTTCGATCATTTTTGCCGATGAGCCGACGGGTAACTTAGACTCTAAAAATGCGCAAGCGGTGATGTCTTTATTTAAATCATTACACGAACAGGGGGCAACGATTTGCATGGTAACCCATGATACTGCTAACGCTCACCTTGCACAGCGTGTGATTGAGTTGTTTGATGGCAAGCTCGTGGACGATGCTAAATTACAAACAAAAAAAGCGTAA
- the pgsA gene encoding CDP-diacylglycerol--glycerol-3-phosphate 3-phosphatidyltransferase yields MINIPNILTGFRILLIPVFVIVYYLPVVWAAPMAAFIFWLAGITDVLDGYLARKLNQSTPFGAFLDPVADKIMVAVSLVMIVEHYASIWIAIPAMIMICREIVISALREWMAEIGQRASVAVSRIGKIKTFSQMMALFLLIWQYSEEMEWAGFAFMFIATILTLWSMVVYLKAAWPALSNQK; encoded by the coding sequence ATGATTAATATTCCCAATATTTTAACCGGATTTCGAATTCTATTGATTCCCGTTTTCGTCATCGTATATTACCTTCCGGTAGTCTGGGCAGCGCCAATGGCCGCATTTATTTTTTGGCTTGCAGGCATCACTGATGTTTTAGACGGCTACCTTGCAAGAAAGTTAAATCAATCAACTCCCTTTGGTGCATTCTTAGACCCCGTTGCAGATAAAATAATGGTAGCCGTATCTTTGGTTATGATTGTTGAGCATTACGCGAGCATTTGGATAGCAATACCTGCCATGATCATGATCTGTCGTGAAATTGTCATTTCAGCCTTGCGTGAATGGATGGCAGAGATTGGCCAGCGTGCCAGTGTTGCGGTTTCACGAATTGGAAAAATTAAAACCTTTTCGCAGATGATGGCGTTATTTTTACTGATTTGGCAATACTCAGAAGAGATGGAGTGGGCTGGATTTGCGTTTATGTTTATTGCGACCATATTAACGCTTTGGTCAATGGTGGTTTATTTAAAAGCAGCTTGGCCTGCATTAAGCAATCAAAAGTAG